A single region of the Pyxidicoccus trucidator genome encodes:
- a CDS encoding AHH domain-containing protein yields the protein MSEEKSKKDHIEELKGPDKHKPGLNEGCVTRCTWEKQMYPNGGYRMVCSFEGHDHRKNGLDYHLANDTAWYNLDFSIEGPAQSRFEREFRSANLLLNPKKPDPRRARAKATWWMKGTGGNFRSKSKPWSFNAHHIIPIGSLHNAFFKLDDGPGKLLLLQHAAKYNVNHGLNIIFLPVTEVYARLYELPAHLSAPTAKGKQSNNHDAYNRLVEGRLDTIMDPIREAEAQGEDHPALTEENVGGLKTELEDFSKVMRESLRDLGVARSKANQLREPGNFLSHSLDILE from the coding sequence ATGAGCGAGGAGAAGAGCAAGAAGGACCACATCGAGGAGCTCAAGGGCCCCGACAAACACAAGCCCGGCCTGAACGAGGGGTGCGTCACCCGCTGCACGTGGGAGAAGCAGATGTACCCCAACGGGGGCTACCGGATGGTCTGCTCCTTCGAGGGGCATGACCACCGGAAGAACGGCCTCGACTACCACCTGGCGAATGACACGGCCTGGTACAACCTCGACTTCTCCATCGAAGGGCCTGCCCAGTCCCGCTTCGAGCGGGAGTTCCGCTCCGCCAACCTCCTCCTCAATCCAAAGAAGCCAGACCCCCGCAGGGCCCGCGCCAAGGCCACCTGGTGGATGAAGGGCACCGGAGGAAACTTCCGGAGCAAGAGCAAGCCGTGGAGCTTCAACGCCCACCACATCATTCCCATTGGCTCGCTGCACAACGCCTTCTTCAAGCTGGACGACGGCCCGGGCAAGCTGCTGCTGCTCCAGCACGCCGCGAAATACAACGTCAATCACGGGCTCAACATCATCTTCCTGCCGGTGACCGAGGTCTACGCGCGGCTGTATGAGCTTCCGGCCCATCTCAGCGCGCCGACCGCGAAGGGCAAGCAGAGCAACAACCACGACGCCTACAATCGACTCGTCGAGGGCCGGCTCGACACCATCATGGACCCCATCCGCGAGGCCGAGGCCCAGGGGGAGGACCATCCCGCCCTGACCGAGGAGAACGTCGGGGGCCTGAAGACGGAGCTCGAGGACTTCTCGAAGGTCATGCGCGAGAGCCTCAGGGACCTGGGAGTCGCGCGGTCCAAGGCCAACCAGCTGCGCGAGCCCGGCAACTTCCTCTCCCACTCCCTCGACATCCTCGAGTGA
- a CDS encoding DUF2169 family type VI secretion system accessory protein, translating to MGHPTLENETPFAFDMMGLADEEGRPLLLLVVKATYGFGDSGLKLADTQVPVKWGGESWGKPGESSDRYEPEAAFIKPATDVVLLGHAYPPQKGATEGLVALQVGPLKKSVRVVGERTWFRSMGHVTATRPLPFDSLPLTWERAFGGWDRTDAAKPTFEPRNPVGTGFRASPRHFEEGLKLPNLEDPAEPLREFGQRVTPVGFGFTSPHWQPRAKLAGTYDEAWSKTRKPLLPKDFDRRFFNAAAPGLVAPGYLKGNEPVIIAGASPKGRLSFALPGQAAPVITVGLVGGADSNPEMRLDTVILDTDAQQVLLLWRGHVVLDEGLHDVRSLRIMAEGVSAPKKA from the coding sequence ATGGGACACCCGACCCTCGAGAACGAGACCCCCTTCGCCTTCGACATGATGGGCCTCGCCGACGAGGAGGGGCGGCCGTTGCTGCTGCTCGTGGTCAAGGCCACCTACGGCTTCGGTGACTCCGGGCTGAAGCTCGCGGACACGCAAGTGCCGGTGAAGTGGGGCGGCGAGTCCTGGGGCAAGCCCGGTGAGTCCAGCGACAGGTACGAACCCGAGGCCGCCTTCATCAAGCCGGCCACGGACGTGGTGCTCCTCGGCCACGCGTACCCGCCGCAGAAGGGCGCCACGGAGGGACTGGTGGCCCTGCAGGTAGGCCCGCTGAAGAAGAGCGTGCGCGTGGTGGGCGAGCGGACGTGGTTCCGGAGCATGGGCCACGTCACCGCGACGAGGCCGCTGCCCTTCGACTCGCTGCCCCTCACCTGGGAGCGCGCCTTCGGAGGCTGGGACCGGACGGACGCGGCGAAGCCGACCTTCGAGCCGCGCAACCCCGTGGGTACGGGCTTTCGCGCCAGCCCACGCCACTTCGAGGAGGGGCTGAAGCTGCCCAACCTGGAGGACCCGGCGGAGCCGCTGCGCGAGTTCGGCCAGCGGGTGACACCGGTGGGCTTCGGCTTCACCTCGCCGCACTGGCAGCCGCGCGCGAAGCTCGCGGGCACCTATGACGAGGCGTGGAGCAAGACGCGCAAGCCGCTGCTGCCCAAGGACTTCGACCGACGCTTCTTCAACGCGGCGGCACCCGGGCTCGTCGCTCCCGGCTACTTGAAGGGCAATGAGCCGGTCATCATCGCGGGTGCCTCGCCGAAGGGCCGGCTCTCCTTCGCGCTTCCCGGCCAGGCGGCCCCGGTCATCACCGTGGGGCTGGTGGGGGGTGCGGATTCCAATCCGGAGATGCGCCTGGACACCGTCATCCTCGACACGGACGCACAGCAGGTGCTGCTGCTGTGGCGCGGGCATGTGGTGCTGGATGAAGGACTCCATGACGTGCGCAGCCTGCGCATCATGGCGGAGGGTGTGTCCGCGCCGAAGAAGGCCTGA
- a CDS encoding DUF4150 domain-containing protein, with product MPVNTGVNKMSVVTKDSGGVTTAFPDVCKTPSPAGPVPIPYPNIAQSSDTDKGTKKVSVAGNPVCVKDSNFKTSTGDEAGTAGGGVASSKTKGKAEFVNFSFDVKFEGKNVARAFDLMLHNDKNTPPFPVMQGPVAAASGTEEEPKCGVCKKHV from the coding sequence ATGCCAGTCAATACCGGTGTGAACAAGATGTCCGTGGTGACCAAGGACAGTGGCGGTGTCACGACGGCCTTCCCGGACGTGTGCAAGACGCCCAGCCCCGCCGGGCCCGTGCCCATTCCATACCCAAACATCGCCCAGTCCTCGGACACCGATAAGGGCACCAAGAAGGTGTCCGTGGCCGGCAACCCGGTGTGTGTGAAGGACTCCAACTTCAAGACGAGCACCGGCGACGAGGCGGGCACTGCCGGTGGCGGCGTCGCCTCCAGCAAGACCAAGGGCAAGGCCGAGTTCGTCAACTTCTCCTTCGACGTGAAGTTCGAGGGGAAGAACGTGGCGCGCGCCTTCGACCTCATGCTCCACAACGACAAGAACACGCCGCCCTTCCCCGTCATGCAGGGGCCCGTTGCGGCCGCGAGCGGAACGGAAGAGGAACCCAAGTGCGGGGTGTGCAAGAAGCACGTCTGA
- a CDS encoding NHL repeat-containing protein, translating into MPGRLLCLLLLLLALPATAQEFGPAWPLSLPGGSSIPIGVGVDPAGRVLVTDSSGARVLFVGLDTLTSGPTWSDFGLVMDFMSPDRLHQAVGVAVDGGGNAWVVDSARGEVQRYRYDAVLGSYVLAAVLQPVVDGLNVRGAQDVAVSGAGAVYLLDTVNFRVLKLDGPKDTTWSVWRADPAWGTCNGLDVAEDGETVYLASRGRHVVLRVPLTGPEQVFGRPGSGDGELNGPRDVAVLPEGRLLVADTDNHRVVVLEPGGAGYTLGAEPLFDRPERVAFDGTNPHVVDSTRRQLISFLVGTTPPTDVFVSDYAGDPGHEETPTTLVLASPDLLVRNAPDVDVDAARVGGLGGYAFQQPRAGQNNFVYVAVRNLGALPAFGVQAQLSWADPVSLLSWPSDWKTEGFYTAYEDAESNLPGHTLSVEVVPAATTSGGVTLPGFTVVGPLVWRPAAPGDARTWDGRLELLVRLVQAGSPLPAVTTGLEQVRLSNDVGRRAVVASRGPARVGPQDTLVVRARFAGSGDAAPLERVQARLAALQAWLEEVSYGRATVRSAPAGPFVLEHDAAYYARPEQDALVDLTQELLEEAYAADPTLLDGTTTDPSDDVDRVVVVLNDAALPDGGTFPLDRATPGEWEYTVAGTPRRLTVSLHGPDSELPQYAHGYAHQLGLEDLHVDAPRVGIDGGVLAVPGGRWDVMALPAATAVHPLAASKALAPWLEAGSDIHFIPRPHPSVPRTGLPVIPLHYQSELQPGQYGAIAIGLTPGVTTFEQERQFYWVEARTPTLGNADLDVPANGVLVSYVNRDIRPGYAPVLLRDATPATPTLDDAVLTAGQNMVVTGLGLTVAVPSARTDAPGGFNVRVDYAPPPGTDVYIRAGEPRSNSPDIWVDFPGNGEHADPSSTDEAVPGTQNWVYARVHNAGDQPAYDVEVRFSFSDPFYSVSDEDQFVYLRSVILPYVPARGFADARIQWTPAGVDDPHRCVKVELRRLYNDLNLENNEAQKNLHVATSTAGETASSARRLVGARALATAEASFTPVGLSFQMKNTRARGELVLFRVEDAPPGWEKSITPERRFLSPGATVTGSVKVTPPPHAQVCDRRELQVTAWASRGDTLVRLGSSTLDVGLREPTGLTLQQALSGKCERVCVGKTCYPADNQKCARLEVKACVTPAEPGVVSWVEFREDKSGVVHHAPGVTNEDGCFTVSHQATQGGVWRTTAVFPGSKCLAPARAETKATLALPISTDQDKDGVPDKEELHGDYDKDGLPNVVDPDSDNDGIPDGQEKSGEDHDMDGLPDVIDPGNGNW; encoded by the coding sequence ATGCCCGGTCGTCTCCTGTGTCTCCTCCTGCTCCTCCTCGCGCTGCCGGCCACCGCGCAGGAATTCGGTCCCGCCTGGCCGCTGTCGCTGCCAGGGGGCTCCTCCATCCCCATCGGCGTGGGAGTCGACCCGGCGGGCCGGGTGCTTGTGACGGACAGCAGCGGGGCGCGGGTCCTCTTCGTCGGCCTCGACACGCTGACGTCCGGGCCCACGTGGTCGGACTTCGGCCTCGTCATGGACTTCATGTCGCCGGACCGGCTGCACCAGGCGGTGGGGGTGGCGGTGGACGGCGGCGGCAACGCCTGGGTGGTGGACTCGGCGCGGGGCGAGGTGCAGCGCTACCGGTACGACGCCGTGCTGGGCTCGTACGTGCTGGCGGCGGTGCTCCAGCCCGTGGTGGACGGCCTGAACGTGCGGGGCGCCCAGGACGTGGCGGTGTCCGGGGCGGGGGCGGTGTACCTGCTGGACACCGTCAACTTCCGCGTCCTCAAGCTCGACGGGCCGAAGGACACCACGTGGAGCGTGTGGCGGGCGGACCCGGCCTGGGGCACCTGCAACGGGCTGGACGTCGCGGAGGACGGCGAGACGGTGTACCTGGCGTCCCGGGGGCGGCACGTGGTGTTGCGGGTGCCGTTGACCGGCCCCGAGCAGGTGTTCGGTCGTCCCGGCTCCGGGGACGGGGAGCTGAACGGCCCCCGCGACGTGGCGGTGCTGCCCGAAGGGCGGCTGCTGGTGGCGGACACGGACAACCACCGCGTGGTGGTGCTGGAGCCGGGCGGCGCCGGCTACACGCTGGGCGCTGAGCCCCTGTTCGACCGGCCCGAGCGCGTCGCCTTCGATGGGACGAACCCGCACGTGGTGGACTCCACGCGCCGCCAGCTCATCTCCTTCCTCGTGGGGACGACGCCGCCCACCGACGTCTTCGTCAGCGACTACGCGGGGGACCCGGGCCACGAGGAGACGCCCACCACGCTGGTGCTCGCCTCGCCGGACCTGCTGGTGCGCAACGCGCCGGACGTGGACGTGGACGCCGCGCGTGTGGGGGGCCTGGGGGGCTATGCCTTCCAGCAGCCGCGCGCCGGGCAGAACAACTTCGTCTACGTGGCGGTGCGCAACCTCGGGGCGCTGCCCGCCTTCGGCGTGCAGGCGCAGCTCTCCTGGGCGGACCCGGTGTCCCTGCTGAGCTGGCCCTCCGACTGGAAGACCGAGGGCTTCTACACCGCCTACGAGGACGCTGAGAGCAACCTGCCCGGCCACACGCTTTCGGTGGAGGTGGTGCCGGCCGCCACCACGTCGGGCGGCGTCACCCTGCCGGGCTTCACCGTGGTGGGCCCGCTGGTGTGGCGTCCGGCGGCGCCGGGGGATGCGCGCACCTGGGACGGGCGGCTGGAGCTGCTGGTGCGCCTGGTGCAGGCGGGCTCGCCGCTGCCGGCGGTGACGACGGGGCTGGAGCAGGTGCGGCTGAGCAATGACGTGGGCCGGCGCGCCGTGGTGGCCAGCCGAGGCCCGGCGCGCGTGGGGCCCCAGGACACGCTGGTGGTCCGCGCGCGCTTCGCGGGCTCCGGGGATGCGGCGCCGCTGGAGCGGGTGCAGGCCCGCCTCGCCGCGCTCCAGGCCTGGCTGGAGGAGGTGAGCTACGGCCGGGCCACGGTGCGCTCCGCGCCCGCCGGTCCCTTCGTGCTGGAGCACGACGCCGCGTACTACGCGCGGCCGGAGCAGGACGCGCTGGTGGACCTGACGCAGGAGCTGCTGGAGGAGGCCTACGCGGCGGACCCCACGCTGCTGGACGGCACCACGACGGACCCCTCGGACGACGTGGACCGGGTGGTGGTGGTGCTCAACGACGCGGCGCTGCCGGACGGCGGCACCTTCCCGCTGGACCGCGCCACGCCCGGCGAGTGGGAGTACACGGTGGCGGGCACGCCGCGGCGGCTGACGGTGTCACTGCATGGCCCGGACAGCGAGCTGCCCCAGTACGCGCACGGCTACGCGCACCAGCTCGGACTGGAGGACCTGCACGTGGACGCGCCGCGTGTGGGCATCGACGGCGGCGTGCTGGCGGTGCCGGGCGGGCGCTGGGACGTCATGGCGCTTCCGGCCGCCACGGCGGTGCACCCGCTGGCCGCCTCCAAGGCGCTGGCACCCTGGCTGGAGGCCGGCTCCGACATCCACTTCATCCCCCGCCCGCATCCGTCCGTGCCGCGCACCGGCCTGCCGGTGATTCCGCTGCACTACCAGAGCGAGCTGCAGCCGGGCCAGTACGGCGCCATCGCCATCGGCCTCACGCCCGGTGTCACCACCTTCGAGCAGGAGCGCCAGTTCTACTGGGTGGAGGCGCGCACGCCCACGCTCGGCAACGCGGACCTGGACGTTCCGGCGAACGGCGTGCTCGTCTCCTACGTCAACCGCGACATCCGCCCCGGCTATGCGCCCGTCCTCCTGCGCGACGCCACCCCCGCCACGCCCACGCTGGACGACGCGGTGCTGACGGCGGGGCAAAACATGGTGGTGACGGGCCTGGGGCTCACCGTGGCGGTTCCTTCCGCCCGCACCGACGCGCCGGGCGGCTTCAACGTGCGCGTCGACTACGCGCCGCCTCCCGGCACGGACGTGTACATCCGGGCGGGGGAGCCGCGCTCGAACAGCCCGGACATCTGGGTGGACTTCCCGGGCAACGGCGAGCACGCGGACCCGAGCAGCACGGACGAGGCGGTGCCCGGCACGCAGAACTGGGTCTACGCCCGCGTCCACAATGCCGGGGACCAGCCCGCCTACGACGTGGAGGTGCGCTTCAGCTTCTCGGACCCGTTCTACAGCGTGAGCGACGAGGACCAGTTCGTCTACCTGCGCAGCGTCATCCTCCCCTATGTGCCCGCCCGGGGCTTCGCCGACGCCCGCATCCAGTGGACGCCCGCCGGGGTGGATGACCCGCACCGCTGCGTGAAGGTGGAGCTGCGCCGCCTCTACAACGACCTCAACCTGGAGAACAACGAGGCGCAGAAGAACCTGCACGTGGCCACCAGCACGGCGGGTGAGACCGCCAGCAGCGCCCGGCGCCTGGTGGGAGCCAGGGCCCTGGCGACCGCGGAAGCGAGCTTCACCCCCGTGGGCCTGTCCTTCCAGATGAAGAACACGCGGGCCAGGGGCGAGCTGGTCCTCTTCCGCGTGGAGGACGCGCCGCCCGGCTGGGAGAAGTCCATCACCCCCGAGCGGCGCTTCCTGAGTCCCGGCGCGACGGTGACGGGCTCGGTCAAGGTGACGCCGCCCCCGCACGCGCAGGTGTGTGACAGGCGGGAGCTGCAGGTGACGGCCTGGGCCTCGCGGGGAGACACCCTGGTGCGGCTCGGCAGCTCCACGCTGGACGTGGGGCTGCGCGAGCCCACGGGGCTGACGCTGCAGCAGGCGCTCTCCGGCAAGTGCGAGCGCGTCTGCGTGGGGAAGACCTGCTACCCGGCCGACAACCAGAAGTGCGCGCGGCTGGAGGTGAAGGCGTGCGTGACACCGGCGGAGCCGGGCGTGGTGTCCTGGGTGGAGTTCCGTGAGGACAAGTCCGGCGTGGTGCACCACGCGCCGGGCGTGACGAATGAGGATGGCTGCTTCACCGTCTCCCATCAGGCCACGCAGGGCGGCGTGTGGCGCACCACCGCCGTCTTCCCCGGCAGCAAGTGCCTGGCCCCCGCGCGCGCGGAGACGAAGGCCACCCTGGCGCTGCCCATCTCCACGGACCAGGACAAGGACGGTGTCCCGGACAAGGAAGAGCTGCACGGCGACTACGACAAGGACGGCCTCCCCAACGTGGTGGACCCCGACAGCGACAACGACGGCATCCCTGACGGGCAGGAGAAGTCCGGCGAAGACCACGACATGGACGGGCTCCCGGACGTCATCGACCCGGGCAACGGCAACTGGTGA
- a CDS encoding TIGR02270 family protein, with protein sequence MRAELDINWEHYEEHLDEAAFLWSQWERALVAPDYVLHEVLADEERLLARMDALRLGGATVAEQLLVPALQSDEAERLSAAALVLLTEETPAGGGEAVRTALDSAEPPALAAIRRALEVLDTRALPAWVPDLLERNEAPLQALGLEVMRVHGVDPGPRLSRLLDHAAPQVLAAALRASGRLGHRVELGVLARALDAPLPEVRDAAIEVGLLQGRRAAWAACQQAVEARAPRLRLPALLLALGGDERDLERLRRLLAEPEHRPDALWALGFSGRVSSAGACLEWLADPRCAPLAAEALGAITGLRLEGSFVMKAEEPGEEEDDPDKDLSPRPEDALPRPHAGAVAAWWSEHRKQFEPERRYLHGRPFTPALLQEALVEAPMRRRQALALELTLRSRGAFWPPTQAPGPRQLAALRALRAAPPEAFSRSFTEGLHA encoded by the coding sequence ATGCGCGCGGAACTCGACATCAACTGGGAGCACTACGAAGAGCACCTCGATGAGGCAGCGTTCCTCTGGAGCCAGTGGGAGCGCGCCCTGGTTGCGCCCGACTATGTGCTTCACGAGGTCCTCGCGGATGAGGAGCGGCTGCTCGCGAGGATGGATGCGCTGCGGCTCGGAGGTGCCACGGTCGCCGAGCAACTCCTGGTGCCTGCCCTGCAATCCGATGAGGCGGAGCGGCTGAGCGCCGCGGCGCTGGTGTTGTTGACCGAGGAGACTCCCGCGGGCGGTGGCGAAGCGGTACGCACGGCGCTCGACTCGGCGGAGCCTCCCGCGCTCGCCGCCATCCGCCGCGCGTTGGAGGTCCTCGACACCCGGGCCCTGCCCGCCTGGGTGCCGGACCTGCTGGAACGGAACGAGGCGCCCCTGCAGGCCCTGGGACTGGAGGTGATGCGCGTCCACGGCGTCGACCCGGGCCCGAGGTTGTCGCGCCTCCTGGACCACGCAGCCCCCCAGGTCCTCGCCGCGGCCCTGCGCGCCAGTGGACGCCTTGGCCACCGCGTGGAGCTGGGGGTCCTCGCGCGTGCCCTGGACGCGCCCCTGCCTGAAGTACGGGATGCCGCCATCGAAGTGGGGCTGCTGCAAGGACGTCGTGCCGCGTGGGCAGCGTGCCAGCAGGCCGTCGAAGCGCGGGCGCCCAGGCTCCGCCTGCCGGCGTTGCTCCTGGCCCTGGGCGGTGACGAGCGGGACCTGGAGCGGCTCCGACGCCTGCTCGCCGAGCCCGAGCACCGTCCCGATGCGCTCTGGGCCCTGGGCTTCAGCGGCCGGGTCTCCAGCGCCGGAGCCTGTCTGGAGTGGCTGGCGGACCCGCGCTGCGCCCCCCTGGCTGCCGAAGCCCTTGGCGCAATCACCGGACTGCGCCTGGAGGGGTCTTTCGTCATGAAGGCGGAGGAACCCGGCGAGGAGGAGGACGACCCCGACAAGGACCTGTCGCCCCGCCCAGAGGACGCACTGCCGCGGCCCCATGCCGGAGCAGTGGCCGCGTGGTGGTCCGAGCACCGCAAGCAGTTCGAGCCGGAACGCCGCTACCTCCATGGCCGGCCCTTCACCCCGGCGCTGTTGCAGGAAGCGCTCGTGGAGGCCCCCATGCGGCGCCGTCAGGCGTTGGCGCTGGAGCTGACGCTGCGCAGCCGCGGAGCCTTCTGGCCACCGACCCAAGCCCCCGGCCCCCGGCAGCTCGCGGCGCTGCGGGCCCTCCGCGCCGCGCCACCTGAAGCGTTCAGTCGGTCCTTCACCGAGGGGCTCCACGCATGA
- a CDS encoding imm11 family protein, whose translation MHDYFILTTSDAPETCTIGPLPDQLARQKWRITKGQPMGEHHPARARLDMDKRYPGHVVPDLVTNTFHLYIISHRLKPLLEGEAEGEYLPVSIYNHKGRVAAEDCYIANVFKAVDCVDRSRSEFTESAMKPGQLSILKRLQLDPERIPPDARLFRLKDMPALLIVRGDLRARLEEAGITGTHYVGMGEPCLFV comes from the coding sequence ATGCACGACTACTTCATCCTCACCACGTCTGACGCACCCGAGACCTGCACGATTGGTCCCCTGCCCGACCAGCTCGCCCGGCAGAAGTGGCGCATCACCAAGGGCCAGCCCATGGGCGAGCACCATCCGGCGCGCGCCCGGCTGGACATGGACAAGCGCTATCCAGGGCACGTCGTCCCCGACCTCGTCACCAATACCTTCCACCTGTACATCATCAGCCACCGGCTCAAGCCCCTGCTGGAGGGTGAGGCCGAGGGCGAGTACCTTCCCGTCTCCATCTACAACCACAAGGGACGCGTCGCGGCGGAGGACTGCTACATCGCCAATGTCTTCAAGGCGGTGGACTGTGTCGACAGGAGCCGGTCCGAGTTCACCGAGTCCGCGATGAAGCCGGGGCAGCTCTCCATCCTGAAGCGCCTCCAGCTCGACCCCGAGCGCATCCCACCGGACGCCCGGCTCTTCCGCCTCAAGGACATGCCCGCCCTCCTCATCGTCCGGGGCGACCTGCGCGCCAGGCTGGAGGAGGCCGGAATCACCGGCACCCACTACGTCGGCATGGGCGAGCCATGCCTCTTCGTCTGA